TAATTTTACAAACATTTTAATCAGCTGATCGAAATGTTTTGTTTTTATTAATCGGCCAACTGAAAGAACTATATTATCTTTTTCAACCTTACTCTTAGGCTGAATATCCATTATAGGATTACCGATCACCTTTATATTACTATTCCATCCATTTGAAATGCAGGCTTTTTTTGCATGGGTAGTTTGAGCTATGTAGCCTGCTGCTTTAGGATATAGTGAATTCCTAAGAAAGTTTTGGAACTTACCAAGATCCTTACCGGGTTCACTGCGATCTGAAATAAATAGTGGATAAGATAGACCAAGCAATGAGAGTAAAACTAAGTTATTCCAATATTCCCCAAAGCTTAAAACGGTATCCGGGGCGATTTCTTTTACTTTTTGCCTCAAAAACCAAATAGTTCGCAACGTATCAATTGTTCTCCAATTATCATCAAATTGAAAGGGTGGCCTGTGGATTTTTATTGAACTTGATAACGAATATGCTATCTCTCTTTTTCTTCCAATCAATATAAGATCTACAATGGTTTTCTCCCTACTGGAAAAGTTATCTGCCAATTGCGACATAACCCTTTCCATTCCTCCTATTCCTAAAGAGTGAATTACCAGGCAAACCTTATTCATTGATGCTTCTATTTAACTATCCTTCAATTCACTTTCAGACATTGCTATATTACTATAAATAATTAGCAATAATCATTTTATATTAATAGATACAAATAATTTAGTTTAGCAATATAT
This is a stretch of genomic DNA from Halalkalibaculum roseum. It encodes these proteins:
- a CDS encoding glycosyltransferase, with the translated sequence MNKVCLVIHSLGIGGMERVMSQLADNFSSREKTIVDLILIGRKREIAYSLSSSIKIHRPPFQFDDNWRTIDTLRTIWFLRQKVKEIAPDTVLSFGEYWNNLVLLSLLGLSYPLFISDRSEPGKDLGKFQNFLRNSLYPKAAGYIAQTTHAKKACISNGWNSNIKVIGNPIMDIQPKSKVEKDNIVLSVGRLIKTKHFDQLIKMFVKLDIPGWKLVIVGGDAKKLSLSEDLKNLVNELGAESSVFLEGEQKEIDVYYQKSKIFAFTSSSEGFPNVIGEALSAGLPVVSYDCVAGPSDLIEDGENGYLVPLFDQETFKQKLKLLMEYEELRNIMGLKSAKYIKVYSKKNVADQFYKFITGCA